In Porites lutea chromosome 1, jaPorLute2.1, whole genome shotgun sequence, a single genomic region encodes these proteins:
- the LOC140939922 gene encoding orexin/Hypocretin receptor type 1-like, with protein MYGVAMLFAVVGNCLLIYIVWRKPEVRSLTSSMFVNMAVADLLVAFFMMPFSIVHLHTNSQWKISGLPADLTCRSFILISYTTSMASILCLVFMAIDRFYAVFYPLMARDVWFRKAKIVSPMIWISSTASMAIMPFIYKLNYEFSFCEFHPNVLGNQTQTFRIVFLYIFVVTYLIPLGVISPLYIKIARKIWSNYVPGNSSIVEHQRRKREDSKRKLIRMLIIIVVVFALSWLPAQVIHLIWAIKTFYFQPPLIAMYLGLWLAHANSAINPWLYISLSSRIRLAFTRMLRVRNSHEVYVPRPQSPQCNFNETTETFVTRF; from the coding sequence ATGTACGGCGTGGCGATGCTTTTTGCTGTAGTAGGAAACTGTCTCCTGATCTACATCGTGTGGAGAAAACCCGAAGTACGATCACTAACTAGCTCCATGTTCGTCAACATGGCCGTAGCTGATTTATTGGTGGCGTTTTTCATGATGCCTTTTTCCATTGTTCATCTTCACACAAACAGTCAGTGGAAGATATCTGGATTGCCTGCTGACTTAACTTGCAGGAGCTTCATACTGATTTCTTACACCACTTCAATGGCTTCTATCCTCTGTCTAGTATTCATGGCGATCGATAGATTCTACGCAGTTTTCTATCCCCTGATGGCTCGTGATGTCTGGTTTAGAAAGGCCAAAATTGTTTCACCTATGATTTGGATCTCTTCTACTGCTTCCATGGCTATTATGCCTTTCATCTACAAGTTAAATTATGAATTCTCTTTCTGCGAGTTTCACCCAAACGTTTTAGGAAACCAGACCCAAACTTTTCGTATCGTTTTCCTGTACATTTTTGTTGTCACCTATCTAATTCCACTGGGAGTTATTTCACCACTGTACATCAAAATTGCCCGTAAAATATGGTCCAACTATGTACCTGGCAATTCGTCGATTGTAGAGCATCAGCGCCGCAAGAGAGAAGACAGTAAAAGGAAACTAATCCGAATGCTTATAATCATCGTTGTGGTATTTGCTCTTTCCTGGCTTCCCGCGCAAGTAATACACCTAATCTGGGCAATAAAGACATTTTATTTCCAGCCTCCATTAATTGCCATGTATCTGGGACTTTGGTTGGCCCATGCAAACAGCGCTATCAACCCGTGGCTGTATATATCCTTAAGTAGCAGAATCAGATTGGCATTTACCCGGATGTTACGAGTCCGAAACTCCCACGAGGTATATGTACCAAGGCCACAGAGTCCTCAGTGTAATTTCAATGAAACAACAGAAACGTTTGTAACACGATTTTAA